The Maniola hyperantus chromosome 19, iAphHyp1.2, whole genome shotgun sequence genome has a window encoding:
- the LOC117991399 gene encoding putative nuclease HARBI1, which produces MSGAYFLAAAEEDRKKKIVKVSKRVLREQDSPLDLPDDEFLTLFRLTKPLFKELCAVLKPFLPGRQYSNAIPLDIKILTALAFYGQGGYQKAVGIKLLGLSQTSVHDCLRDVTNALNTPKVLRKYIKFPRTNQELEEVSRGFFEEFGIPGVAGCIDGTHIAMIRPSENEGAYFNRKNYHSINVLIICDSKLNILYVDASFGGACHDCHVWSQCPVNHFMQQLHSRGEGAHYLLGDSAYAQRPWLMTPVLRAGLGSPEEYYNRLHAHARSVVERCIGVLKARWRCMLAHKVLRYSPIKAGKMVNACVVLHNFVNQAGLAIDIQEELHLDSQQQIFEAVESHDVDGSRLGLVGRLWAARSACMYQVDWSNHRHCEGNQYYT; this is translated from the exons ATGTCTGGTGCATATTTCTTGGCTGCAGCCGAAGAAGATCGTAAAAAAAAGATCGTAAAAGTGAGCAAACGTGTTCTTAGGGAACAGGACAGTCCCTTAGATCTGCCAGATGACGAGTTTCTCACATTATTTCGCCTCACCAAGCCTCTTTTTAAAGAACTTTGCGCCGTTCTAAAACCTTTCTTGCCTGGACGCCAGTACTCGAATGCGATACCTCTAGATATTAAG ATCTTAACAGCGTTAGCATTTTATGGACAAGGCGGCTATCAGAAAGCTGTTGGGATAAAGCTTCTAGGGTTGTCACAAACATCAGTGCATGATTGTTTGAGGGATGTCACTAATGCTCTCAACACACCAAAAGtattaagaaaatatataaagttTCCTAGAACCAATCAGGAGTTGGAGGAGGTGTCTAGAGG GTTTTTCGAAGAATTTGGGATACCTGGCGTAGCAGGGTGTATAGACGGGACTCACATCGCCATGATACGACCCAGCGAAAATGAGGGAGCCTATTTCAATAGGAAAAACTATCATTCCATTAATGTTCTGATT ATCTGTGACTCGAAACTGAACATACTATATGTGGACGCGTCCTTCGGAGGCGCCTGCCACGACTGCCACGTGTGGAGCCAGTGCCCCGTCAACCACTTCATGCAGCAGCTACACAGTCGCGGGGAAGGCGCACATTATCTTCTCG GTGATTCAGCGTACGCCCAAAGGCCCTGGTTGATGACCCCAGTGCTGCGGGCCGGCCTCGGGTCGCCGGAGGAGTACTACAACCGGCTGCACGCGCACGCCAGGAGCGTCGTGGAGCGCTGCATCGGCGTGCTCAAGGCACGCTGGCGATGCATGCTGGCACATAAG gtACTCCGCTACAGCCCCATCAAAGCCGGCAAAATGGTCAACGCATGTGTGGTCCTCCACAATTTCGTAAACCAGGCTGGCCTCGCCATAGACATCCAAGAGGAGCTGCACCTGGACTCCCAGCAGCAGATCTTTGAGGCTGTGGAGTCACATGACGTGGATGGGTCGAGGCTTGGCCTGGTCGGCAGACTGTGGGCTGCGAGGAGTGCTTGCATGTACCAGGTTGATTGGTCCAACCATCGACATTGTGAAGGGAATCAGTATTATACGTAG